AACAGGTTGAGATCACGCGCAGCGAGCTCCAATCCCTCGAATCCCTGAGCCCGCCGGATCAGGACCGCTCCGACCTCGACCGCTTCCTCGCCGCGCTTCGGGACCAGGTGGACGCACTGAGCAGCAAGCAATCCGCGCTCGAGGAGGGGGACGATCCTTCGTCCGCCGAGGCGGCGGCGGGCACCGCCGCCTCCAACGCCCAGGCCGCCGCCCAGGAGTACGGCTTCAACGACTGCGCGAACGCCGGCGAAGCTCCGCCCGCAACGGGCACCACAACCGCCCCGCCGGTGACTACCCCGACGACACCGACGACACCGACGACGCCCACCACAACTGTCCCGACGACGACCACACCGGCGCCGACCGGCGGGACGGGGGGCGGCGGCGGCACCGGGGGTGGCACGGGCGGCGGCGGCACCGGGGGCGGCGGCGGCACGGGTGGCACCGGGGGCGGAGGCGTCTCGCCCTAGCCGGCCGCCGGGGCGCGTCTACGCCGCCTGCTCGGCCCAGTCCCCGTAGAGGCGCGAGTAGGTCCCGCCCGCGTTGATCAGGGTCTCGTGCGTCCCCGTCTCCACGACCCGACCGTGCTCCAGCACCACGATCAGCCCTGCCCCCCTGATCGTCGACAGCCGGTGGGCGATCACGATCGCCGTACGTCCCACCAGCAGCCGCTCGAGCCCCCGCTCGATGGTTCGCTCCGTCCGTACGTCCACGTTGGAGGTCGCCTCGTCGAGGATCAGGATGCGGGGCTCCGCCAGCAGCGCCCGCGCGAAGGCGACCAGCTGCCGCTGGCCGGCCGAGAGGTGGATCCCGCGCTCACCAACCTCCGTGTCGAACCCCTCCGGCAGCCGCTCCAGGAACGTGTTGGCGCCGACCGCCGCGGCCGCGGAGTGAATGTCCTCCTCGGAGGCGTCGGGGCGCCCGAACGCGATGTTGTCCCGGATCGTGCCGGAGAACAGGAAGCCCTCCTGGGGCACGATTCCCAGCTGGCTGCGTAGCGCCCCGGCGCGCAGATCCCGCGCGTCACGGCCATCCACCAGTACCCGGCCGCGCTGCGGATCGTAGAACCGGGCCACCAGCTTCGCCAGCGTCGACTTTCCCGCCCCCGTCTCGCCGACCAGCGCCACGGTCTGTCCGGCCGGAATCCGAAGGTCGACCCCAGCCAGGGCCCAGTCGCCGTCGGCGTCCGGCGCATCACCGCCGCCGGCATACGAGAACCAGACATCGTCCAGCTCGACCTCGCCCTGCAGCCGCCCCGGATCGACCGCGTCGGGCTTGTCCACCATGTCGGGCCGGGTGTCGAGCAGATCGAAGATCTTGTCCAGGGCCGCCATCCCCTGCTGGTAGGTCGTGTAGAGCTGTGAGATCTGCTGGATCGGGTCGAAGAAGAGCTGCAGATAGCCGATGAAGGCGACCATCACTCCGATCTCGATGTTCCCCTCCACGGCCTGGTAGCCGCCGTAGAGGATGATCACGGCGGTCCCGATGGCAGACAGCAGCTCGACCACCGGGAAGTAGGCCGCGTTGAGGTAGACCGTCCGCATGTTCACGACCCGGTTCTCCTCGTTCAGCTCCGACATCCGCTCCAGATGCCGGTCCTCGCGACCGAAGCTCCGCACGACCCGCACCCCGGAGAGCGTCTCCTGTAGGTAGGCGGTGATGTTGGCGATCTTCTCCCGCGTCAAGCGGTAGGCGCCGGCGGAGATGATCCGGAAGATCACGCTGCCCACCGCCAGCAGCGGGAAGGTGAGAAAGGTGACGAGCGCCAGGGGCACGTCGAGCGCAAGCAGGATCACGATCACGCCGAGCAGCGTCAGCGTGCTCGAGAACAGCGTCACGACGCCGTCGGTGACCAGGCTGTCGAGTGCCTGCACGTCGTTCGTCAACCGCGAGATCAGGACCCCCGGCTTGTTGCGGGTGAAGAAACCGATCGACATCCCCTGTAGGTGCGTGTAGATCCGTTCCCGCAGGTCCTGCAGGGCGCGCTGGCCCACCCAGCCGACGAGGTAGGTCTGCGCGTAGGTCGCCGCCCACAGCACCGCGACCGAGACGAGGAAGATGACCACGATCAGGGTCAGGGCATCGGTGTCACCTGTGCGGATGCCGCTGTCGATCGCCTGCCCGGCCAGGTAGGGCGGCGCCAGCGCCGCTGCGGTGGCGACCACCAGCGCCACCATCATCAGCACCACCTGCGTCCGATAGGGGCGCAGCAACGCGACCAGCCATCGCAGCTTGCGCCCGCGCTGGTCT
The nucleotide sequence above comes from Solirubrobacterales bacterium. Encoded proteins:
- a CDS encoding ABC transporter ATP-binding protein, with amino-acid sequence MSGIREFRGDRRGRPGREEEPALDPETQGSELAEDTEDQTNQPGRFAGTLLLLRDLWRLIRGEDQRGRKLRWLVALLRPYRTQVVLMMVALVVATAAALAPPYLAGQAIDSGIRTGDTDALTLIVVIFLVSVAVLWAATYAQTYLVGWVGQRALQDLRERIYTHLQGMSIGFFTRNKPGVLISRLTNDVQALDSLVTDGVVTLFSSTLTLLGVIVILLALDVPLALVTFLTFPLLAVGSVIFRIISAGAYRLTREKIANITAYLQETLSGVRVVRSFGREDRHLERMSELNEENRVVNMRTVYLNAAYFPVVELLSAIGTAVIILYGGYQAVEGNIEIGVMVAFIGYLQLFFDPIQQISQLYTTYQQGMAALDKIFDLLDTRPDMVDKPDAVDPGRLQGEVELDDVWFSYAGGGDAPDADGDWALAGVDLRIPAGQTVALVGETGAGKSTLAKLVARFYDPQRGRVLVDGRDARDLRAGALRSQLGIVPQEGFLFSGTIRDNIAFGRPDASEEDIHSAAAAVGANTFLERLPEGFDTEVGERGIHLSAGQRQLVAFARALLAEPRILILDEATSNVDVRTERTIERGLERLLVGRTAIVIAHRLSTIRGAGLIVVLEHGRVVETGTHETLINAGGTYSRLYGDWAEQAA